In the genome of Candidatus Eisenbacteria bacterium, the window AACCTCCACGTGAGGGAAAGTCTCCGCGGCCATCGACGTCCGGCCGTGCGCGCAGGATACCGATCGCGGGCTCTTGCCGGACAGCCGTGTTGCCGCGATAGTCTCTCGCCATGAGCCCGACCCCCGCCGTGGCCCCGCTGCCGGCACTCGAGCCAGCAATCCTCGACGGCCAGCGCGTTCGCATGGAGCCGCTCGACCTGACTCGCCACTTCGACGGTCTGGTCGCGATCGGCCTCGACGACGAACTGTGGCGCTGGACGCTCAACCACCCGCGCACCCCCGATGAGTTGCGTGGCTACCTCGAGACCGCGCTGCGAGAGCAGGCGGAACACCGCTCGATCCCGTTCGCGACCATCGACAAGGCGAGCGGCCGCGTGGCGGGCTGCACGCGATTCGGCAACATCGACCGCGCGAATCGACGCGTCGAGATCGGCTGGACGTGGGTGGGGCGCCCGTACCAGCGCAGCCACGTGAATACCGAGGCCAAACACCTCATGTTCCGGCACGCTTTCGAGGTGTGGGGTTGCGCGCGCGTCGAACTGAAGACCAACGTGCTGAACGACAAGTCGCGCAACGCCATGAAGCGGATCGGA includes:
- a CDS encoding GNAT family N-acetyltransferase — encoded protein: MSPTPAVAPLPALEPAILDGQRVRMEPLDLTRHFDGLVAIGLDDELWRWTLNHPRTPDELRGYLETALREQAEHRSIPFATIDKASGRVAGCTRFGNIDRANRRVEIGWTWVGRPYQRSHVNTEAKHLMFRHAFEVWGCARVELKTNVLNDKSRNAMKRIGCVEEGVLRKHAVSDAGVWRDSIFYSVIDTEWPAVKRRLEEMMTR